Genomic segment of Nocardiopsis mwathae:
CCGCGGGCCGCGTCGGCGTGACCGAGCCAGTGATCGGCGGAGCACACCTCGGCGGTGGCGAGTCCGCCGGTCCGGGCGGACACCAGGGGGATCCGCGGCGGCCACGCGGCGCACCGGGCGGCGCTCCGCGCGAACTCCTCGGCGGCCGGGTCCGCCGCCCGGTCGGTGCCGGGGGGCACGCGGCCGAGCCGGGCCCGGGCGGCCACCAGCAGTCCGGCGTCGGCCAGTTCGAGCACACCGGCGACGTGCGCGGCGGTGATCTCCCCCAGGCCCTCGCCGGCGACCAGGCCGGGGCTCAGTCCCCATTCCTCGAACAGCCGGAAGAGCGCCACGTCCGCGGCGAACAGGGCGGGTTGGACGAACTCGCCACCGGGCGGCACACGGCCGTGCAGCACGGCGCGCACCGGGGGGCCGAGCCGGGGGCCGAGCGCAGCGCAGGCGCCGTCGAGGGCTCGCGCGAAGACCGGGAAGGCCTCGACGAGCCGCGGGTGGATGCGCGGCCTCCGGGTCGCGGCTCCGGTGAAGGCGACGGCCGGTACGGGGTCGGGCAGCGCGGTGCCGCGCACCACCTCGGGTGTGTCCGCGCCGTCGGCCAGGGCCGCCAGGCCGCGCAGGAAGCCCGCGCGGTCGGTGGCGACGACGGCCGCGCGTCGGCGGAACGCCGTGCGGGTGGTGGCCAGAGCGTGGGCCACCTCGCCTACGTCGGCGTCGGGGCGGCGCGCGATGTGGTCACGCAGCCGGGCGGCCTGGTCGCGCAGGGCCGCGGGGGTGGTGCCGGACACCGTCCAGGGCAGGGCGGTGCCCGAGGCGGTGCGGGGGTGCTCGGCGGCGGGGACCGGCGGCGGTTCGGCCAGCAGCAGGTGGCAGTTGGTCCCGCCCATGCCGAACGAGCTCACGCCCGCTACCAGCGGGCGGCCGGGTCGGGGCCAGGGCCCGGTGGCGGTCCGGACCCGCAGGTTCAGTTCGTCGAGGGGGATGCGCGGATTGGGCGCGGTGAAGTTGAGGCTGGCGGGGAGGCGCCGGTGGTGGATGCTGAGCGCGGTCTTGATCAGCCCGGCGATGCCCGCGGCCCCTTCGAGGTGGCCGATGTTGGTCTTGACGGAGCCGACCGCAAGGGGGTGGCCGCAGGCGCGCGCGGCGCCGTAGGCGGCGCCCAGGGCGGCTGCCTCGACGGGGTCCCCCACGGGAGTGCCGGTGCCGTGGAGTTCCACGTACTGTACGTCGGCGGGGTCGGTGCGCGCCTGGGCGCAGGCCCTGCGTGCCACGGCGGCCTGGGCGGCGCCGCTGGGCACGGTCAGGGAGTCGGTCGCCCCGTCGTTGTTGACGGCGCTGCCGCGGATCACGCAGTAGACGGGGTCGCCGTCGGCCAAGGCCTGGGCGAGCGGCTTGAGGACGACGGCGCCCCCGCCCTCGCCGCGCACGTAGCCGTTGGCGCGGGCGTCGAAGGTGTAGCAGCGGCCGTCGGGGGAGAGCGCACCGAACTTCCAGGTGGTGAGACCGCTGTCCGGAGCGAGTATGAGGTTGACCGCGCCGGCGATGGCCAGCTCGCAACCGCCACGGCGCAGGCTCTCGACCGCCATGTCCACGGCGACCAGGCCGGAGGCCTGTCCGGCGTCGACGGTCATGCTCGGGCCGTGCAGACCGAGGATGTGGGAGAGCCGGTTGGCGATGATGCCGTGGTCGAGGCCGGTGAGGGTGTGGCGGGTGATGGCGTCGGCGCCCTCGCGGTGCACGAGGGTGGCGTAGTCATGGGTGAACGCGCCGGTGAACACACCGGTGTCGGTGCCGCGAAGGACGGCCGGAACGATTCCGGCGTCCTCCAGGGCCTCCCATCCCAGCTCCAGCATGAGGCGCTGCTGGGGGTCCATGGCGGCGGCCTCATTCGGTGCGATGCGGAAGAACCCCGCGTCGAACGCGTCGACGCGGTCGAGGTAGCCTCCCCACCGGACCGGCGGCGTGCCCGCGGAGGCGCGCTCCGGGGGGATCTCGCGGACCGCGCTGCGGCCGTCGTCGAGCAGTCGCCAGAACTCCTCCGGGCCGTCCGCGCCCGGAAACCTGCAGGCGAGGCCGATGACGGCGACCTCCCCGCCTGGCTCCGCGCCGACCTCGAACCCGTGTGTCTCATAACCGTCCAGTCCCACGTCGATTCCCTCCCCCTCGCTGCTGACAGCCGTCGGCCCTCGCCCGCATTCCGATCCGGGAACTCGTGCATTACGCCCGTTTTCGGCACAGGACGCCGACATTGAACAATAGAGCTCCGTCCCGTCTGTTTTCCTACGGCAAAGGAAAGAGCATCGCCCCTCCACGGAACGAACATGTGCCCTTGCGCGCTCTTCGCGTCATTCGCCGATCCCGACGCGAGCCCGCGGGGTTACGCCGACGCGTCCGGAGAAACGGTTCGGAGCGTGGTTCGGCCCGCCGCGCCGGAGGCGCACAACCGATGGTCGGCGGAAGGGCGCGGGCGCCGGGATCGCGGCGACCACGGGGAGCGGTGCGCGGGATACGGGGATGAGAATGGGAGTCGGAACCATAAACGACGGGCGGCACAGGGCGCAACATAAATATCTCAGGCGGCGACATCCCAATGATCGTAACTCCCGCGCATATGCACGGCAATACGCAATTTCATTTCGGTTGCGGATGGCGACCGCGTGAGCATGGGATTACGGTCCCAATGGGGCGCATGTGACGCAGGATACACAGCGGCCCGGACGCTTCCGCAGAAGCACCCAGGCCGCGACCTGCGAATACGTAAACAGGAGGCATATTTCAGGATTCGTACTTGGCCGAAAGTTCGGCCAGGTAGGCACGCGCACCTTCAGGGTCATAAAGCCAGTCGCGGAAGCTGGATGGGTCGTTCCAGCCCTGGATCCAGCGGTCGCCCGCCTCCCGGTAGGTCGCCGCGGCGCCGAGGACCGCGTTGACGTGCTCCGGCGGCGGGGCCTCCCAGTAGTTGGAGACGGTGTCGGCCCACAGCTCGGCGTCGTAGCCGTAGAGCCAGAACCTCTCGAACATGCCGGAGAGGAACTCGGCGTCGAAGGGGCGGTCCCCGCGCTCCAGGATGCACTCCAGGTAGCTCTTGGCGCAGCGGGTGGAGTTGTTCCACCCCTGCCCTGCGAACGGGTCGGAGGTGATCACGACGTCGGCGATGCCCAGGACGTTGCCGCCTGAGGGGAGCCGGGCCACAGCCTTGCGCACCTGCGGAGTGAGGGTCTGGATGAGCGTGCTCCTGCCGTCGACGAGCTCGGCGTCGCGCACCCGCTCGTAGTACTCGGGGGTGTTGCGTCGCAGCAGGTCCACCATCCGCCGCCACAGCTCGTCCGGACGGGGCTTGTCGATCCAGGCGCCGATGGGGCCGGCGAGCTTGTCGGCGATGAACAGGGAGTGGCACGGGCCGTCGGCGGTGAGGATCGGGAACAGCCAGATGTTGCCGGCCTTGGCCGCCGAGCCGATCCAGCCGATGGACTCCGGGAATCCGGTGTCGTTGGCCACGTCGTAGATGTTGGCCTGCACGAGCATGCGGGGGCGGGCGCCGCTGAAACGGTCGGGGTCCGGCTCGAACAGCGCCCCCAGTTCCCCGTGGCCGACGGCGACGACCACGAGGTCGAACATGCGGGAGAAGTAGTCGAGGTCGCTGAGGGTCACGCCGTGGATGACGACCTTGCCCCCGCTGTCCTCGAAGTACTCCAGCCAGTCGGCCATCTTCACCCGCCGGTCGACCGAGACGGCATAGGTCCGGTCGGCGAAGGAGCCCGTCACGGTCATGGCGGCGGGCCCCGGCGCCGGGTAAGCGTGCAGCTTGGACGTCTCGATGTGCGGGGCCTGTGAACTCCAGAAGTCGATGTTGAGCTCGCGTTCGTACCCCAGCACGGTGGGATAGGTGAGCTGGGTGACCGCCGGCCGGCCCGTACGGATCTCCGTGGAGGTCTGGCCCGTGATCACCGTGACGTCGTACCCGTGGCTGAGCAGACCGTGAGCGAGGTGCAGGCCCGACTGGCCGGCACCGACGATAAGGATCTTGCGCATCGAAGAGACAACTTCCCGGGCGATGGATTCTGGGCACTGGTGCTGGGCCGGTCGGGGGATGCGGCCGACCCTGATCTGCGTCCCTCGGTCAGTCGACCGGTGCTACGGCGCTGGCCGAATGTTTGTACCTTAGGCACCATAGCGCCCGGGGAACGGCCACGTGCGTCGAATTCCACGATCGGGACGTCATCGCCGATCTCCCCCGCTTCGCGGATCTGTCCGGACGTACCCCTCCGGATATCCGCCGAAGTCGTTCAATGCCAAAATGACGGTGATTCCACCGGTTTCGCGCTCATTGGTGGACGATGTCGCTATTCGTGCCCGTCTGTCGCCAACCGGCGGCAACCCGAGGTCGGCGCATGCACCTCGCCTGCGCAGCGGCAGCACCGCGCCCGGGCGCCGGTCCCGTCGCCCGCTTCGGCGGGCGACGGGATCGTGCCGCCCGCTGAAGCGGGCCACCGGTGCGCACCGGAATCCGCCGCGGCAATACTCCGCACGGCGGCGGCGATCCGCGTTCCGCCCTTCTCCGCGTCGGGAGGCCGAGGGAATTCCCCCGGCCTCCCGACATCGGATCCTCAACCCACCCGAAAAGGGGATGCTTTTTCACACCCACCCGGAATTCGCATTTCACTCCGCACTATTAACGTATGCCACCCTGGGCGGAACGGCCATTCCCCGGGTGCAGCGGATGCCGAATTCGGCGATCCAGGTCGACTTCACCCGGACACCGTGAAACGGGTCAGTACCGCCGCATGGTCGGACGTCCACTCGTTTCCGGCGTGGTGCGGGACCGGACGAGGGTCACCCACCACGACGTCGCGCGACTCCCGGACGCTCAGCCCGCTCCCCGCCTGGTAGACGAAGTCGATCCGGTCCTGCGGCTCGGCCGGCCCGCTCGACCCCTCGTGGAACGGGTAGACCGGCGACCAGGTGACGCCGGGGGACGCGACCGGGTCGGGGTTGGCCGCGCGGTAGGTGTCGCGCAGCCCGGCCTCGGCCGGCAGCACCGATGTCGGCCAGGGCACGTCCGCATAACCGCAGTTCTTCTCCCGCAGCTCCTCGGTCCAGTCCAGGTGGGAGGGCGCGTTGAAATCGCCCAGCAGCAGGACCGGCACCTCGTCGGCCGCGGCCAGTTGGCCGGCCATCGCCTCCAGGGTGTCGGTGATCTGCCCGGTACGCCCCGAATCGGCCTCGCGCCGCAGGATGCGGTCGGTGTCCATCCGCTCGAAACACGCGTCGTAGGGGCCGTAGGGCGTGTAGCCCAGGTGCACGTTCCACACGTTGACCTGGGAGTCCTCGCCGTCGAGGGCCACCCGGACGCCCGCGGAGGCGTTCACCTCCCCGTACTCGGCCACGATGGGGTAGCGGCTGATGACGCCCAGGCTCCCCGAGCCCTGCCAGTGGTACCAGCCCAGCGCCTCGGCCAGCCGGGCCGCGTGCCGCCCCTGCGTCTCCTGCAGGCCGACGATGTCGGCGCCGCTCTCCAGCAGGAAGCGCAGCTGTTTGTCGTGGTAGCCCTCGACCTGGGTGCCACCGTGCCAGGTGTTGAAGCTGAGCGCGCCGAGCTCGTCGACGAGCGGCTGCCCGGAGCCCCGGACCGGGATGACGGCGGTCAGCCGCGCGGTGGAGCCGTCCGGCCCTGCCGCCTCGACGGTCACCCGCGCATCGCGCGCGGCACCGTCCGGTGTCCCGCTGACCGTGCCGTCCTCGGCGACGTCGATCCACTCGTCGCCGCCGACGCGGGTGAACACGGCGTCGGACGGGGTGACCAGACCGCCCAGCCGCGCCTCGTAGGGGTCGCCGACACGCGCGTTGCCCAGCGTGGCCTCGCCGACGGGGAAGGAGGTCCCGCCCTCGGGCCGGACCTGGAAGTCGACGGGCTCGGCCAGCCAGGCGTATCCGTCGCGGGCCAGGTAGAAGGCGGTGTAGGCGCCCGGCTCCAGGGAGGACGTGGAGAACTCCAGGGTTCCCTCGGCCTCCGGGGCGTACCGCCAGTCCAGGGAGGGGGCGACGTACTCCTCGTCGACCGGGCCGCCGCCGTCGGCGCTGTAGAGCCCGATCCAGTCGGTGCCGTGCGGCTCGGAGGTGGCGTAGTCGAACGCGATCGGCTCGCCCGAGACGACGGACTCCGCCGAGGCCGTCAGGGTGCCCTGGGTGTCCGCTGTGCCCACCGCGGCGGGGGCCGCGGTCAGGGCGAGTATGCCGACGGTGGTGACCGCCAGTACGCGGTGCTGCCAGTCGTGCATGTTTCCGGTCTGCCTCTCGGTTGGGGGACATTGGGGCCGCAATCGGTCACTGTGCAGCCCCGATCACCCGGTATGCCCAACAACGTCCGGACTATCCGCGACACCGCGGTGAACACTCCCCACCACCCGTGACCACGGCCCCCACCCCTTACTCCGGTGCCGGCGCCGACCGCGGACTCAGGGGCGGTTACGGGTGGTGCCCGCTCTGCCGCGGCTGGCACTGTCCGACCAGGGGCACCACATGATTCGCCGCCGCTCCCGCCGCCGACGGACCCATGCCGCGCGTCGGCGTCGCCGACCCCTCGGCGACGGGCCGAATGGGCGACCGCGGCCGTCCGACCGCGGCGGCGCGTGCGAGCCGCCCCGGCCCAGCCACCCGCACAGCCGTTCCCCGATCCCCACTCCCCGAGGAGACGCATGCGACCACAGCGGTACCTCGCGGCGACGCTCATCACCGGCTTCGCCCTGATCGCCTCTACACTGACCGCCATGACAGCGGGCGCGGCACCCCACCACCGCTCACCCAAGATCTCCGGGCTGCGGGAACCGGTACAGATCCTGCGGGACACCTGGGGTGTCCCGCACATCTACGCCGAGAACACCGACGACCTGTTCCTCGCGCAGGGATACAGCGTCGCCCAGGACCGCCTCTTCCAGATCGACCTGTGGCGGCGGCGCGGCCTCGGGCAGCTCTCCGAGGTCCTCGGCCCGCAGTACGCCGAGCAGGACCGCGCCGCCCGACTCTTCCTCTACCGCGGGGGCATGGACGAGGAGTGGGCGAGCTACGGCCCCGAGGCCGAGCAGGCGGCCATACGGTTCACCGAGGGCATCAACGCCTACATCGACCGGATCGAGGGCGACCCGGAGGCGCTCCCCCAGGAGTTCCGCGATCTCGGCTACACGCCGGCCAAGTGGAAGCCGGAGGACGTCGTCCGGATCCGCAGCCACGCGCTGGCCGGGAACTTCTACCACGAGGTCAGCCGGTCCTACATGGCCTGCTGGGCGGACCCCGACGCGCACAAGTTCCAGCAGAGGCTGGAGGCGGGCAAGAGCGCGCGGGTACCCGAGGGTTTCGAGCCGTGCGACCTGCCCCACCAGGACGACCCGCTGGACTTCCTGGAGACCTACGTGCTGGGCACCCAGCCGGTGACGGTCACCGACGGCGAGGTCACCATGGTCCCGCTCGGTTCCGGAGCCGCGGAGGGGAGCAACAGCTGGACCATCGCGCCGGAGCGCACCGCCACCGGCCGTCCGATCCTGGCCGGGGACCCGCACCGGGCGATGACGGCGCCCTCGCTGCGCTACGTCACCCACCTGTCGGCGCCGGGGATCGACGTCATCGGCGCGGGCGAGCCGTCCATGCCCGGTGTCTCGATGGGCCACAACGGCACGATCGCGTTCGGGCTGACCATTTTCAGCATCGACCAGGAGGACCTCTACGTCTACGAGCTCGACCCCGACGACCCCACCCGGTACCGCTACGGAGAGGGCTGGGAGAAGATGCGGGTCGAGACCGAGCGGCTCGCCGTCAAGGGCGAGGAGCCGCGGGAGATCGAGCTCCCGTTCACCCGGCACGGCCCGGTCATCCACACCGACGAGGAGCGCAACCTCGCCTATGCCCTACGCAGCGTCTGGCTGGAGCCGGGCACCTCGCCCTACTACCGGAGCATGCGGATGATGCGGGCGCGGAACTTCGCCGAGTTCCAGGAGGCCATGAGCGGGTGGGGCGGCCCGCCGCTCAACTTCACCTACGCCGACACCGACGGCAACATCGGCTGGCAGGCCGGGGGGCTGACGCCCCGGCGCGCGGGCTACGACGGTCTGATGCCGGTTCCGGGCGACGGCCGCTACGAGTGGGACGGGTTCGTGGACCCGGCCGAGTACCCGAGCGTCTACAACCCCGAGCGCGGCTTCTTCGCCACCGCCAACGAGTTCAACGTGACGCCGGAGCAGGCGGCGACGTTCGGCTACGAGTGGCAGCCGCCGTACCGCCACGAGCGCATCGCCGAGGTGCTGTCGGCCCAGGAGGCCGGTACCGTCGAGGACTCGATGGCGCTGCAGAACGACCGGGTGTCGATCCCGGCCCGGCGGATCGTCGGGCTGCTGGAGGGGCTGGAGGCTCCCGACCCGCAGACCGGGGCCGCGCTGGAGCTGCTGCGCTCCTGGGACGGCACGGTCGCCGAGGACTCGCCGCAGGCCGCGCTGTTCGAGCCGTGGTTCATGCGCCACCTCGGCCCGGCCGTCGTCGCCGAGGCGGTGTCGGAGCAGATGTCGCAGGTCATCGTGTTCGCCGATTCCGGGGCGACCATGATCGACCTGCTGGCCGACCCCGAGCAGTGGTTCGGCCCCGACGGTGCCGAGATCCGGGACAGGATCCTGCTGAGCTCGCTGAAGAGCGCGTACGCCGATGTGTCGGACCGGCTCGGCGCGGACTCCGGCACCTGGACGTGGGGGGCGATCCAGAAGACGACGTTCGCGAACCCGACCGGCGCCCACCTGGGGCCGTTCCCGCGCGGAGGCTCGCCGCACACGGTGGACGCGTCGAACTACAACTGGTTCACCTACGCGCAGACCTCCGGAGCGTCCTTCAAGATGGTGCTCGACGTGGGGAACTGGGACGGCTCCCGGGCGATCAACGCGCCCGGCCAGTCCGGCGACCCGCGCAGCCCGCACTACGACGACCTGGTGCCGAAGTGGCGCGCGGGCGACTACTTCCCGCTGTTGTACAGCAAGAAGGCGGTGAAGCGGAACGCCGTCTCCGAGCTGCGCCTGCGCCCGTAGCCGACGCGGCCCCCGGCCCGTGCCCCGGTTCGCCCGCGGCGCCGTGCCCTGCCAGGGTCCCGTTTCCTCTGGTGGCACCGGGCCGGATGGGAAAATGAGGGCAGCCGTCGATGCCCCCGACGCGCGGGGGATCCCCCGCTCCACGGCCCCGGACGAGGATCGCGCAGAGAGGAATTCGCCGATGCTGCACGACAACGACGTCGAACGGGCCCTGGTCGTCATGGCCCACCCCGATGACGTGGACTTCGGATGCGCCGGGACGGTCGCCCTGTGGACGGACGCCGGGGTGCGGGTCACCTACCTGATCGTCACCAGCGGCGACGCGGGAGGCGGAGAGCGCGGTCTGGACGGGGCGCACATGGCCGGGCTGCGCCGCACCGAGCAGCGCAAGGCCGCCGAGATCCTGAACGTGTACGACGTCCGGTTCCTCGGCTATCCCGACGGACGCATCACCCCCTCCTTCGAGCTGCGCCGGGACATCACCCGGGTCATCCGCCAGGTCCGGCCGCAGCGGATGCTCATCCCCAGCCCCGAGCGCGACTGGTCGGCCATCGCGCCCAGCCACCCCGACCACCTGGCGGTGGGAGAGGCGGCGATCAACGCGGTCTACCCTGACGCGCGCAACCCCAACGCCCACCCCGACCTGCTCTCCGAGGAGGGGCTGGCCACGTGGACGGTGCCCGAGGTGTGGCTGGCCCACGGGCCCTCACCCGACCACTACCCCGACATCACCGACGTCGCCGACCGCAGGATGGCCGCGCTCGCCTCGCACACCAGCCAGATCCGCGACTTCACCGAACTCGACACCGCCATGCGCGAATGGTTCGCCGACAACGCCGTCCGGGCCGGCCTTCCCAAGGGTCGGCTGGCCGAACGGTTCCGGGTGGTCGACACGTCGTAGCGCCGACGGACCGCACCGCCCCGGGACAGCGTGGCCCGCCGCACGGGGCGCCGGGAACGCACGATAATCGTGGACGTACGGGAGCGGGCCCGCTCCCGTGACCCCGATGACTTCAGGAGGCGCAACGTGGCACAGCCGCCATCTCCCTACGACTTTCTTCCCGACGTCGCGTCGTTCACCGTGACCAGCCAGGACGTCACCGAGGGCCGGACGCTGCCGATGGCTCAGGTCAGCGGGCTCATGGGGGCGGGAGGGGAGGACATCTCCCCGCAGCTGTCGTGGAGCGGTTTCCCCGAGGGGACCCGCGGTTTCGCCGTCACCTGCTTCGACCCCGACGCACCCACGGCGAGCGGGTTCTGGCACTGGGCGGTGTGCGATATCCCTGCGTCGGTGACCGAGCTTCCGGCGGGCGCGGGCGGCGAGACCGGTGCGGGGCTGCCGACCGGGGCCGTCACCGTTCGCAACGACGCCGGGGGCCGGCGCTACATTGGCGCCGCGCCGCCGCCCGGGCACGGCCCGCACCGCTACATGTTCGCGGTGCACGCCGTGGACGTCCCGACGCTGGGGATCGACGGCTCGGCGAGCCCGGCCTTCCTCGGCTTCAACCTGTTCTCGCACGCCATCGGGCGGGCGATCCTCACCGGGGTGTTCGAGCGGAAGTGACCCGTCCGCGCGGGGCGGCCGCGGGCGCGGCGCCTCGGCGATTCGCCCCGGCGCGCGCCGGAGGCGCCCAGTGCGGCTCCGGCGCCGCCGACTCGACTGCACGGCGATTCGCACATAGTCTCTGTTCGAATCAGTCACCTTCGGACATGGTTTGGGTGTGAATTCACGTGTCGTCCAATCGGAACGCCGCGTCCGTCCCCACCACAGCTGTTTTCGACTACGGCGAGGTGATCTCCCGTCCGCAACTCGTCGAGGCACGCGGCCATATGGAGCGCATCGCCGGGGTCGACCCGCGGGACT
This window contains:
- a CDS encoding styrene monooxygenase/indole monooxygenase family protein — encoded protein: MRKILIVGAGQSGLHLAHGLLSHGYDVTVITGQTSTEIRTGRPAVTQLTYPTVLGYERELNIDFWSSQAPHIETSKLHAYPAPGPAAMTVTGSFADRTYAVSVDRRVKMADWLEYFEDSGGKVVIHGVTLSDLDYFSRMFDLVVVAVGHGELGALFEPDPDRFSGARPRMLVQANIYDVANDTGFPESIGWIGSAAKAGNIWLFPILTADGPCHSLFIADKLAGPIGAWIDKPRPDELWRRMVDLLRRNTPEYYERVRDAELVDGRSTLIQTLTPQVRKAVARLPSGGNVLGIADVVITSDPFAGQGWNNSTRCAKSYLECILERGDRPFDAEFLSGMFERFWLYGYDAELWADTVSNYWEAPPPEHVNAVLGAAATYREAGDRWIQGWNDPSSFRDWLYDPEGARAYLAELSAKYES
- a CDS encoding YbhB/YbcL family Raf kinase inhibitor-like protein, producing the protein MAQPPSPYDFLPDVASFTVTSQDVTEGRTLPMAQVSGLMGAGGEDISPQLSWSGFPEGTRGFAVTCFDPDAPTASGFWHWAVCDIPASVTELPAGAGGETGAGLPTGAVTVRNDAGGRRYIGAAPPPGHGPHRYMFAVHAVDVPTLGIDGSASPAFLGFNLFSHAIGRAILTGVFERK
- a CDS encoding penicillin acylase family protein; the protein is MRPQRYLAATLITGFALIASTLTAMTAGAAPHHRSPKISGLREPVQILRDTWGVPHIYAENTDDLFLAQGYSVAQDRLFQIDLWRRRGLGQLSEVLGPQYAEQDRAARLFLYRGGMDEEWASYGPEAEQAAIRFTEGINAYIDRIEGDPEALPQEFRDLGYTPAKWKPEDVVRIRSHALAGNFYHEVSRSYMACWADPDAHKFQQRLEAGKSARVPEGFEPCDLPHQDDPLDFLETYVLGTQPVTVTDGEVTMVPLGSGAAEGSNSWTIAPERTATGRPILAGDPHRAMTAPSLRYVTHLSAPGIDVIGAGEPSMPGVSMGHNGTIAFGLTIFSIDQEDLYVYELDPDDPTRYRYGEGWEKMRVETERLAVKGEEPREIELPFTRHGPVIHTDEERNLAYALRSVWLEPGTSPYYRSMRMMRARNFAEFQEAMSGWGGPPLNFTYADTDGNIGWQAGGLTPRRAGYDGLMPVPGDGRYEWDGFVDPAEYPSVYNPERGFFATANEFNVTPEQAATFGYEWQPPYRHERIAEVLSAQEAGTVEDSMALQNDRVSIPARRIVGLLEGLEAPDPQTGAALELLRSWDGTVAEDSPQAALFEPWFMRHLGPAVVAEAVSEQMSQVIVFADSGATMIDLLADPEQWFGPDGAEIRDRILLSSLKSAYADVSDRLGADSGTWTWGAIQKTTFANPTGAHLGPFPRGGSPHTVDASNYNWFTYAQTSGASFKMVLDVGNWDGSRAINAPGQSGDPRSPHYDDLVPKWRAGDYFPLLYSKKAVKRNAVSELRLRP
- a CDS encoding PIG-L deacetylase family protein; this translates as MLHDNDVERALVVMAHPDDVDFGCAGTVALWTDAGVRVTYLIVTSGDAGGGERGLDGAHMAGLRRTEQRKAAEILNVYDVRFLGYPDGRITPSFELRRDITRVIRQVRPQRMLIPSPERDWSAIAPSHPDHLAVGEAAINAVYPDARNPNAHPDLLSEEGLATWTVPEVWLAHGPSPDHYPDITDVADRRMAALASHTSQIRDFTELDTAMREWFADNAVRAGLPKGRLAERFRVVDTS
- a CDS encoding endonuclease/exonuclease/phosphatase family protein, which encodes MHDWQHRVLAVTTVGILALTAAPAAVGTADTQGTLTASAESVVSGEPIAFDYATSEPHGTDWIGLYSADGGGPVDEEYVAPSLDWRYAPEAEGTLEFSTSSLEPGAYTAFYLARDGYAWLAEPVDFQVRPEGGTSFPVGEATLGNARVGDPYEARLGGLVTPSDAVFTRVGGDEWIDVAEDGTVSGTPDGAARDARVTVEAAGPDGSTARLTAVIPVRGSGQPLVDELGALSFNTWHGGTQVEGYHDKQLRFLLESGADIVGLQETQGRHAARLAEALGWYHWQGSGSLGVISRYPIVAEYGEVNASAGVRVALDGEDSQVNVWNVHLGYTPYGPYDACFERMDTDRILRREADSGRTGQITDTLEAMAGQLAAADEVPVLLLGDFNAPSHLDWTEELREKNCGYADVPWPTSVLPAEAGLRDTYRAANPDPVASPGVTWSPVYPFHEGSSGPAEPQDRIDFVYQAGSGLSVRESRDVVVGDPRPVPHHAGNEWTSDHAAVLTRFTVSG